Proteins from a single region of Calonectris borealis chromosome 14, bCalBor7.hap1.2, whole genome shotgun sequence:
- the IFITM10 gene encoding interferon-induced transmembrane protein 10, with protein sequence MDGRTGSQRAERGDAAAATTERTQDPPLGLPCPFEGVAWTPRPPQGLPQDCFACIAKPPALRQASPVLSPSSAVYLMESKSCKGDSLRPAVPCKHSVEKKTMTNPTTVIEIYPDTTEVNDYYLWSIFNFVYLNFCCLGFIALAYSLKVRDKKLLNDLNGAVEDAKTARLFNITSSALATFCIILIFIFLRYPLTDY encoded by the exons atggacggacggacaggCAGCCAGAG GGCAGAGCGCGGTGACGCCGCGGCAGCCACCACGGAGAGGACACAGGACCCCCCCCTGGGCCTGCCGTGCCCCTTCGAGGGGGTGGCCTGGACCCCGAGGCCCCCCCAGGGTCTCCCGCAGGATTGCTTCGCCTGCATCGCCAAGCCCCCGGCTCTCCGGCAAGCCTCGCCTGTCCTGTCTCCTTCTTCTGCCGTTTATCTCATGGAGAGCAAGAGCTGCAAAGGGGACAGCCTGCGGCCAGCGGTCCCGTGCAAGCACTCGGTGGAGAAGAAGACGATGACCAACCCCACCACCGTCATCGAAATCTACCCCGACACCACCGAGGTGAATGACTACTATCTCTGGTCCATCTTCAACTTCGTATACCTCAACTTCTGCTGCCTCGGCTTCATCGCCTTGGCCTATTCATTGAAA GTCCGGGATAAGAAACTCCTCAATGACTTAAATGGAGCAGTCGAAGATGCCAAGACAGCTCGGCTTTTTAACATCACCAGCTCAGCCCTTGCCACCTTCTGTATCATCCTTATCTTCATCTTCCTGCGATACCCCCTCACTGACTACTAG